The Apium graveolens cultivar Ventura chromosome 3, ASM990537v1, whole genome shotgun sequence sequence TTGTTCTTTAACTAGATAAAAATTTTAATAttcaatttatttaaaaaaattaatttctttTGCAAAACAGAAAGTGGAAACTGAAAAAAAATAATGGAGGTAGTTGCAGACATCTTTGAAAATTGCAGTACCTGGACCTGGTATCTCTGTTCGTAATCAAGACTCTAACAACTATAGAAGCGCGTTTATATACACACACAGGCGACACGCATTAATTTTTGGAGTATCTCGGAATTATTATTTCTCTGTTTGATCTTGTAATTTGCGATGTCGTTGGCCATCTCTCAGCTATCTTGTTTCTTTTCAATCCACCGGCGACACAATTTTCACGCCCGATTGTACTTGCGCACCAAGGTTATTTTTGTCTTTtttaaaaccctaatttctcGTGCTTGATTGTTAATTGTCAGTTCTGAGTAGTAATTTTTACTGAAATTGGTTCTAGTTTTCGATGTTAAATCTGAGAATTATGATCATGTACTGTTTGCAGCTTTTTAATTTGGTTTGATTTGATTCTTGTGTAGTTTTCCGTAATAAGTTTCGGTTAATGTTGGAATTACTGGATGTATATGTTATCTATTTGTTTTGCAGAAATTTTGTTGTTATAGTTAGCTTGAAATGTCATGTGTTCCTGGGTGAAACCGGGTATGTAAGACTTTAGCGGTCGTTTGGATCATGGGATTTCTACCCGGTAATGGGAAAATTGATGTTATTTTTAGCTAGAAATATCACATATTCGAGGGTCATACCGGTTGGTGAACTTTGGTGGCGTTTAGATCATGGGATTTTAACCTAGTTAATGGGAAAATTCAATCTTATTGTTAGGTAGAAATATCACCTATTCATGGGTGAAACTGGTTTGTCAACTAAGGTGCTGTCCAAATCATGGAATTTATGCCCGGTTGATATGAATGGGAATGATACAAATATGTATTAGAATCTCATTCCCATTAATCGGCTTGAACCCATGATGCAAAAGGTCTTAAATTACTATAGGGTGCTAACAGTGATTTGACACATTTATTTAGGTGATTTTATTTACTGAGAAGTCTTTCTTTTCCTTTTAATAGGTACTTGCTGTTAAAAGTCTAGGTGCACGTAACATTGCAGTATCCTGTTCCGAGAGTAAGGCCAGTGTTAGCTATACAGAAGATCCAGTGGTATCAAACAATGGTATATCGGAGAACATATATTCTGAGGAAGAAGAGCATATCAATGAAAATTTGACAAGTGGCCCTGTAGATGATGTTGTCGCTGAAGACAAGAAAGGAGCAAAGATTCATGATTTTTGTTTTGGAATACCATATGGTTAGTTCTTTTAAAGTAAATTGTCAACTTTCGAGAGCTAGATCATACTGAAAGGTATTCACTTGAAAAGTTTAATCACCAATTTATTACAATTGTGGTTTTCATTATCTATGATATTGTCCAACAAACTCTAGTgatccactttctacaaaaaaaattaatcaatGGTTCACTATTATCTCTTATATTATCTACTGGTAGTTTCCATTTTCTGGTTGTAtctcttatatatatacatacagtaTGGAGACCACTATTTTATCGTAGACCTTGGAGATCATATATGTTCGGCAATCAAAATATAACGAAACTTATTATTTTGCGAAGTATATTCTATAAAAACTACTATTTCATTGAAAATGGAGATACTGAATTTAGACTGATCTATCCATTATATTAATCATGTCTGGAACATCACACGTCAAATATCCACAGTAATTATGTTGCTTAAGGACTTGCAGTATATTAGATATTTAAGTAATCTTATTCGGGTATTTTCGAATTCTTCTATGATAAATTAGTGTATGATTATGTTATATTATATTACCCGAAAACTGAAGTTTACAAATGTTTACTTGGGTGGAAATTTTTTGTACTCATATGCATAACATTGTTGTTTCTCATGCCAGGTGGATTTGTCTTAAGCTGGGGGCTAATAG is a genomic window containing:
- the LOC141712510 gene encoding protein FATTY ACID EXPORT 1, chloroplastic; amino-acid sequence: MSLAISQLSCFFSIHRRHNFHARLYLRTKVLAVKSLGARNIAVSCSESKASVSYTEDPVVSNNGISENIYSEEEEHINENLTSGPVDDVVAEDKKGAKIHDFCFGIPYGGFVLSWGLIGSIFSRNLSTLGNGLIFGGALLALSIYSLKVWRQGKSSIPYVLGQAVLSVVLLWKNFQSYTMTKKVFPILVYAGVSAAMLCFYTYVVISGGNPPPKKLKSSEVAPS